The proteins below come from a single Oenanthe melanoleuca isolate GR-GAL-2019-014 chromosome Z, OMel1.0, whole genome shotgun sequence genomic window:
- the CAST gene encoding calpastatin isoform X13: MQSNKPTDSQNKQLSEEKQKEPSDGKSQAIPTVTTASKPNNTRKVTTGQADQPPPAASTETAKQKSREMSTVAGAAAGTDTAGASVVAAADKSSTEPGMDESALDSLIDTLGGPEEDVSTNPVYSGPEITEDIYSRYLEEMGKREGSLPPEYVKLLKSKEYGKDVVPLKPNEQDEKPMTDEDLAEALSSDFTCSAASAQEKKTSLTEKPNKEGEIVQAQAASSVKTSVPPKEKTKSKEEIKDDAMDALLDTLGGPEPEPEEDPTRVVEVSEAKAKEKKEQKTGECDDTIPPEYRLTPELDKAGKPILPKPEEKPKPLSESDLIDEFSKDFVCPAQPAVQPKAPKACNIPKKPSVSISAKATEDKKVPCATASAVLSAVPVSSGKPMQVGPVSDEALEALSSSLGKREPDPDEKKPAVDKVKEKTKKEQLGEEEETIPPEYRLIEAKPMSENDLLEGLTEGFSCSPSPPAQLPTSTVLKKAKDGVKHMSSSDVISAATVSSVHSAAPAPSASGGKEMDEVLDLLSDSLGKREPDPDENKPVVDKVMEKAKSEYRDKLGDRDETIPPDYRKLLESGEQSKPAKPTAKDDVKYKGKKKPTDDSATIDALSGDFDTCAKAPATTPQHSKCRTKVERKLRPLNQAHRIKESPETLKRQRDSPPAANLRSRKQAKR, encoded by the exons ATGCAGTCAAACAAG CCTACAGACTCTCAAAATAAGCAGCTGtctgaagagaagcaaaaggaGCCCAGTGAT GGAAAAAGCCAAGCCATACCTACTGTGACAACAGCTTCTAAACCAAATAACACAAGAAAAGTAACTACAGGTCAGGCTGACCAGCCTCCACCTGCAGCCTCCACAGAGACAGCAAAG cagaAGTCCAGGGAGATGTCCACAGtggctggtgcagctgctggaacagACACAGCTGGTGCAAGTGTGGTTGCTGCTGCTGACAAATCAAGTACTGAG CCTGGTATGGATGAGTCAGCACTTGATAGCCTAATAGACACCCTTGGTGGACCTGAGGAAGATGTGTCTACTAATCCTGTTTACTCTGGCCCAGAAATTACG GAAGATATATATTCAAGATACTTGGAAGAAATGGGCAAACGGGAAGGTAGTCTACCTCCAGAGTATGTTAAACTGTTGAAG AGCAAAGAATATGGCAAAGACGTGGTCCCACTGAAACCAAATGAGCAAGATGAa AAGCCAATGACAGATGAGGACCTTGCAGAGGCTCTGTCATCTGACTTCACCTGCAGTGCAGCTTCTGCTCAGGAGAAGAAGACAAGTCTGACAGAG AAACCAAATAAAGAAGGAGAAATTGTGCAAGCACAAGCAGCAAGTTCAGTTAAGACCTCAGTTCCTCCTAAGGAGAAGACAAAATCAAAAGAG gaaattaaaGATGATGCAATGGATGCTCTTCTTGATACTCTTGGAGGACCTGAACCTGAACCTGAAGAAGATCCCACCCGTGTTGTAGAGGTGTCAGAG gcaaaagccaaagagaaaaaggaacaaaaaactGGAGAATGTGATGATACAATACCTCCAGAGTACAGGTTAACACCAGAGTTG GATAAAGCTGGAAAACCAATATTGCCGAAGCCTGAAGAAAAACCAAAG CCTTTGAGTGAATCTGATCTTATTGATGAATTTTCAAAGGACTTTgtctgccctgcacagcctgcagttCAACCCAAAGCACCAAAGGCCTGCAATATACCCAAA aagcCATCAGTTTCTATTTCTGCAAAAGCCACTGAGGATAAAAAGGTCCCTTGTGCCACAGCTTCCgctgtgctgtctgcagttCCTGTGTCTTCA GGAAAACCCATGCAGGTTGGTCCTGTGTCAGATGAAGCACTGGAAGCCTTGTCCAGTAGCCTAGGAAAGAGGGAACCTGATCCAGATGAGAAAAAGCCTGCTGTGGACAAAGTTAAg GAGAAAACCAAAAAGGAACAACTGggtgaagaagaagaaacaattCCTCCAGAGTACAGATTAATAGAAGccaaa CCTATGAGTGAAAATGATCTTTTAGAGGGTTTGACAGAAGGATTTTCCTGTTCTCCATCACCACCTGCACAATTACCTACATCAACTGTACTAAAG AAAGCCAAGGATGGTGTCAAGCACATGAGTTCCTCGGATGTGATCTCTGCTGCTACGGTTTCCTCAGTacactcagcagctcctgcaccttCTGCCTCA GGAGGAAAAGAGATGGATGAAGTCTTGGATCTCCTGTCTGATTCCCTGGGAAAGAGGGAACCTGACCCTGATGAGAACAAACCAGTTGTGGATAAAGTGATG GAAAAGGCTAAATCTGAATACAGAGACAAACTTGGAGATAGAGATGAAACAATTCCACCAGACTATCGAAAACTTCTGGAGTCAGGTGAGCAG agTAAACCAGCAAAGCCAACAGCAAAGGATGACGTGAAATACAAAGGAAAGAAG aAACCTACGGATGACAGTGCAACTATTGATGCCTTATCAGGTGACTTTGATACTTGTGCAAAGGCTCCTGCTACTACACCCCAGCACTCAAAG tgTAGGACAAAAGTGGAAAGGAAGCTACGACCACTAAACCAAGCTCACAGGATAAAGGAAAGCCCAGAGACCCTAAAACG GCAAAGGGACAGTCCTCCAGCAGCAAatctgagaagcagaaaacaagctAAACGTTAA